One genomic region from Acidobacteriota bacterium encodes:
- a CDS encoding shikimate dehydrogenase yields the protein RVLLLGAGGAAAAVALALRGKGPVAVASRDPARARSLALRLGLDPVPWEDRRRTPWDLLVNATPSGQEEEETPYPFPLAGRTVFDLVVREGGTPLLREARARGLRAVPGEAMLEAQARLQFRLFTGRRPPVP from the coding sequence CGCGTCCTCCTCCTCGGGGCGGGCGGGGCCGCGGCGGCCGTGGCCCTGGCCCTTCGCGGGAAAGGCCCCGTGGCCGTCGCCTCGAGGGACCCCGCCCGGGCCCGGTCCCTCGCCTTGAGGCTGGGGCTCGATCCGGTCCCTTGGGAGGACCGCCGCCGGACCCCATGGGACCTCCTCGTGAACGCCACCCCCTCGGGCCAGGAGGAGGAGGAGACGCCGTACCCCTTCCCCCTGGCGGGCCGGACCGTCTTCGACCTCGTGGTGCGGGAGGGGGGAACGCCCCTCCTGCGGGAGGCCCGCGCCCGGGGCCTGAGGGCCGTGCCCGGCGAGGCCATGCTGGAGGCCCAGGCGCGTTTGCAGTTCCGGCTCTTCACCGGGCGGCGCCCCCCCGTTCCTTGA